One genomic region from Xenopus laevis strain J_2021 chromosome 2L, Xenopus_laevis_v10.1, whole genome shotgun sequence encodes:
- the ikbke.L gene encoding inhibitor of nuclear factor kappa B kinase subunit epsilon L homeolog (The RefSeq protein has 1 substitution compared to this genomic sequence) — translation MQSTPNYLWELDDLLGQGATASVYKARNKKSGEEVAVKVFNNLSYLRPLDVQMREFEMLRKLKHVNIVKLFTVEETGNSKQKVLVMEYCSSGSLLSVLEDPENAYGLCETEFLIVLQCVVAGMNHLRQNGIVHRDIKPGNIMRLIGEDGRSIYKLTDFGAARELDDDEKFISIYGTEEYLHPDIYERAVLKKPQQKAYGVTVDLWSIGVTFYHAACGSLPFIPYGGPRRNKEIMHKIITEKPSTAIAGVQRKEKGPIEWIYELPISCRLSVGLKIHLENILPNILEADQEKCWGFDKFFEESNNILERLVVHVFSLPHTTMHLVYVHACSSVVNFMEAVFRQTGVAIENQKYFYEGHHYPMMPSLQVKHINRTTQQHPFMLVSSTSESIVDASYKDPTNEFPRFLPSVDVVADCSIAKNVLSAVYQTLRVSQTLFMCQEFILRGTYWLIENTTTECHRILEKKSAMASLLNCTISTDNRITKLYNSVNSRNPDFPEFPDLVECRRQLQSFGHTLSSCSHIVEKQKMLGFMLLEVSQNQDQIQLDTSINRMEFCLQKMKLIFSQFKKRKQQSRLGYNEEQIHKLDKVNLGNLAKKVLSIFQDGVVQKYQAALDKHTTRMSTFADIQKHVDLVNEYIGGSLLDLQKYQDSVSNTVDNLALRIQQMPVQPNHSPLSSCRNQDKEDLTLRMLKLRDQMKTVSCELEQNNSVIERLGVTSSPGV, via the exons ATGCAGAGCACCCCTAATTACTTATGGGAGTTGGATGATTTATTGGGACAAGGAGCCACCGCCAGTGTGTACAAGGCACGGAATAAG AAATCTGGAGAAGAAGTGGCTGTAAAGGTGTTCAATAACCTCAGCTACTTGCGGCCTCTAGATGTGCAGATGAGAGAATTTGAGATGCTGAGAAAGCTCAAACATGTCAATATAGTCAAGCTCTTCACTGTGGAGGAGACT ggCAACAGTAAACAGAAGGTTCTTGTTATGGAGTACTGTTCCAGTGGCAGTTTGCTTTCTGTACTTGAGGATCCAGAAAACGCCTATGGCCTATGTGAAACAGAGTTCCTCATTGTGTTGCAGTGTGTTG TTGCAGGAATGAACCATTTGCGCCAGAACGGTATTGTGCATAGAGATATCAAACCTGGGAACATCATGCGTCTGATTGGAGAGGATGGGCGTAGTATCTACAAACTGACAGACTTCGGTGCTGCTCGAGAGCTTGATGATGACGAGAAGTTCATATCTATTTATGGAACAGAAGAATACTTG CATCCAGATATCTACGAGAGAGCGGTCCTAAAGAAACCCCAACAGAAGGCTTATGGGGTCACCGTTGATTTGTGGAGTATTGGAGTAACTTTTTACCATGCAGCCTGTGGCAGCCTCCCATTCATCCCATATGGAGGTCCTCGCCGGAACAAAGAGATAAT GCACAAGATAATAACAGAAAAACCATCAACCGCTATTGCAGGTGTGCAGAGGAAGGAGAAGGGACCAATTGAATGGATTTATGAACTGCCCATAAGCTGTCGCCTATCTGT AGGGTTAAAGATCCACCTGGAAAATATACTTCCCAATATTCTTGAAGCTGATCAAGAAAAGTGCTGGGGTTTTGACAAATTCTTTGAAGAATCCAACAATATATTGGAGCGGCTTGTTGTTCATGTGTTCTCACTGCCTCATACCACTATGCACTTGGTCTATGTACATGCTTGTAGCAG TGTTGTTAACTTCATGGAAGCAGTATTCAGACAAACTGGGGTTGCAATTGAAAACCAGAAGTATTTCTATGAAGGCCACCATTATCCCATGATGCCCTCACTGCAAGTGAAGCACATCAATAGGACTACACAGCAGCACCCATTCATGCTTGTGAGCAGCACGAGTGAGAGTATAGTGGATGCCAGTTACAAAGACC CTACCAATGAATTTCCTAGGTTCCTGCCTTCAGTTGATGTAGTTGCTGACTGCTCCATTGCAAAG AATGTTTTAAGTGCTGTATATCAAACGTTACGTGTGTCTCAGACTTTATTCATGTGCCAAGAATTTATACTCCGAGGAACTTACTGGCTCAT TGAGAATACAACAACAGAATGCCACCGGATCCTTGAAAAGAAATCAGCCATGGCTTCTCTGCTTAACTGTACGATCAGCACAGATAATAGGATCACAAAACT GTATAATTCAGTCAACAGTAGGAATCCAGATTTTCCAGAGTTCCCAGATCTAGTGGAGTGCCGCAGGCAGCTTCAGTCT TTTGGCCATACCTTGTCCAGTTGTTCTCACATTgtggaaaaacagaaaatgttggGATTTATGTTGTTGGAAGTAAGCCAAAACCAGGACCAGATTCAGTTAGATACAAG CATTAACCGGATGGAATTTTGTCTGCAAAAAATGCAACTGATATTCAGTCAATTCAAGAAAAGAAAGCAGCAGTCAC GGCTTGGTTACAACGAGGAGCAAATTCACAAACTAGATAA AGTTAATCTGGGAAATCTGGCAAAGAAAGTTCTGTCAATCTTTCAGGATGGGGTTGTGCAGAAATACCAGGCAGCACTAGACAAACACACCACCAGGATGAG CACCTTTGCTGACATCCAGAAGCATGTGGACCTGGTGAATGAATACATTGGTGGAAGTCTCCTGGATCTACAAAAATATCAGGACTCTGTCAGCAAT ACTGTAGACAATCTGGCCCTGAGGATTCAACAAATGCCAGTGCAACCAAATCACAGCCCTCTTTCTTCATGCCGTAATCAGGACAAGGAAGACCTGACATTAAG GATGCTGAAGCTAAGAGATCAGATGAAAACAGTATCTTGTGAGCTAGAACAAAACAATAGTGTTATAGAGAG GTTGGGTGTCACATCATCCCCTGGTGTGTGA
- the ikbke.L gene encoding inhibitor of nuclear factor kappa B kinase subunit epsilon L homeolog isoform X1, giving the protein MQSTPNYLWELDDLLGQGATASVYKARNKKSGEEVAVKVFNNLSYLRPLDVQMREFEMLRKLKHVNIVKLFTVEETGNSKQKVLVMEYCSSGSLLSVLEDPENAYGLCETEFLIVLQCVVAGMNHLRQNGIVHRDIKPGNIMRLIGEDGRSIYKLTDFGAARELDDDEKFISIYGTEEYLHPDIYERAVLKKPQQKAYGVTVDLWSIGVTFYHAACGSLPFIPYGGPRRNKEIMHKIITEKPSTAIAGVQRKEKGPIEWIYELPISCRLSVGLKIHLENILPNILEADQEKCWGFDKFFEESNNILERLVVHVFSLPHTTMHLVYVHACSSVVNFMEAVFRQTGVAIENQKYFYEGHHYPMMPSLQVKHINRTTQQHPFMLVSSTSESIVDASYKDPTNEFPRFLPSVDVVADCSIAKNVLSAVYQTLRVSQTLFMCQEFILRGTYWLIENTTTECHRILEKKSAMASLLNCTISTDNRITKLYNSVNSRNPDFPEFPDLVECRRQLQSFGHTLSSCSHIVEKQKMLGFMLLEVSQNQDQIQLDTSINRMEFCLQKMQLIFSQFKKRKQQSRLGYNEEQIHKLDKVNLGNLAKKVLSIFQDGVVQKYQAALDKHTTRMSTFADIQKHVDLVNEYIGGSLLDLQKYQDSVSNTVDNLALRIQQMPVQPNHSPLSSCRNQDKEDLTLRMLKLRDQMKTVSCELEQNNSVIERLGVTSSPGV; this is encoded by the exons ATGCAGAGCACCCCTAATTACTTATGGGAGTTGGATGATTTATTGGGACAAGGAGCCACCGCCAGTGTGTACAAGGCACGGAATAAG AAATCTGGAGAAGAAGTGGCTGTAAAGGTGTTCAATAACCTCAGCTACTTGCGGCCTCTAGATGTGCAGATGAGAGAATTTGAGATGCTGAGAAAGCTCAAACATGTCAATATAGTCAAGCTCTTCACTGTGGAGGAGACT ggCAACAGTAAACAGAAGGTTCTTGTTATGGAGTACTGTTCCAGTGGCAGTTTGCTTTCTGTACTTGAGGATCCAGAAAACGCCTATGGCCTATGTGAAACAGAGTTCCTCATTGTGTTGCAGTGTGTTG TTGCAGGAATGAACCATTTGCGCCAGAACGGTATTGTGCATAGAGATATCAAACCTGGGAACATCATGCGTCTGATTGGAGAGGATGGGCGTAGTATCTACAAACTGACAGACTTCGGTGCTGCTCGAGAGCTTGATGATGACGAGAAGTTCATATCTATTTATGGAACAGAAGAATACTTG CATCCAGATATCTACGAGAGAGCGGTCCTAAAGAAACCCCAACAGAAGGCTTATGGGGTCACCGTTGATTTGTGGAGTATTGGAGTAACTTTTTACCATGCAGCCTGTGGCAGCCTCCCATTCATCCCATATGGAGGTCCTCGCCGGAACAAAGAGATAAT GCACAAGATAATAACAGAAAAACCATCAACCGCTATTGCAGGTGTGCAGAGGAAGGAGAAGGGACCAATTGAATGGATTTATGAACTGCCCATAAGCTGTCGCCTATCTGT AGGGTTAAAGATCCACCTGGAAAATATACTTCCCAATATTCTTGAAGCTGATCAAGAAAAGTGCTGGGGTTTTGACAAATTCTTTGAAGAATCCAACAATATATTGGAGCGGCTTGTTGTTCATGTGTTCTCACTGCCTCATACCACTATGCACTTGGTCTATGTACATGCTTGTAGCAG TGTTGTTAACTTCATGGAAGCAGTATTCAGACAAACTGGGGTTGCAATTGAAAACCAGAAGTATTTCTATGAAGGCCACCATTATCCCATGATGCCCTCACTGCAAGTGAAGCACATCAATAGGACTACACAGCAGCACCCATTCATGCTTGTGAGCAGCACGAGTGAGAGTATAGTGGATGCCAGTTACAAAGACC CTACCAATGAATTTCCTAGGTTCCTGCCTTCAGTTGATGTAGTTGCTGACTGCTCCATTGCAAAG AATGTTTTAAGTGCTGTATATCAAACGTTACGTGTGTCTCAGACTTTATTCATGTGCCAAGAATTTATACTCCGAGGAACTTACTGGCTCAT TGAGAATACAACAACAGAATGCCACCGGATCCTTGAAAAGAAATCAGCCATGGCTTCTCTGCTTAACTGTACGATCAGCACAGATAATAGGATCACAAAACT GTATAATTCAGTCAACAGTAGGAATCCAGATTTTCCAGAGTTCCCAGATCTAGTGGAGTGCCGCAGGCAGCTTCAGTCT TTTGGCCATACCTTGTCCAGTTGTTCTCACATTgtggaaaaacagaaaatgttggGATTTATGTTGTTGGAAGTAAGCCAAAACCAGGACCAGATTCAGTTAGATACAAG CATTAACCGGATGGAATTTTGTCTGCAAAAAATGCAACTGATATTCAGTCAATTCAAGAAAAGAAAGCAGCAGTCAC GGCTTGGTTACAACGAGGAGCAAATTCACAAACTAGATAA AGTTAATCTGGGAAATCTGGCAAAGAAAGTTCTGTCAATCTTTCAGGATGGGGTTGTGCAGAAATACCAGGCAGCACTAGACAAACACACCACCAGGATGAG CACCTTTGCTGACATCCAGAAGCATGTGGACCTGGTGAATGAATACATTGGTGGAAGTCTCCTGGATCTACAAAAATATCAGGACTCTGTCAGCAAT ACTGTAGACAATCTGGCCCTGAGGATTCAACAAATGCCAGTGCAACCAAATCACAGCCCTCTTTCTTCATGCCGTAATCAGGACAAGGAAGACCTGACATTAAG GATGCTGAAGCTAAGAGATCAGATGAAAACAGTATCTTGTGAGCTAGAACAAAACAATAGTGTTATAGAGAG GTTGGGTGTCACATCATCCCCTGGTGTGTGA